TCGGTGTACATGAGGAATGTATAGGAACGCCCAGAGGAGATGCCGTCAGTGTTGATTCCTGTAATTGTTACGTTCATGACGATTTTCCTGAACTAAAACTAATGAGCCCTGATCACTCTTCACATGACACTGCACTATATTCAAACGTACTCTAACACTGAGTTTGCTGTCGGTCAAGAAGGACGCATTCAAGCCTTTTTAATGGTCACATATAGATAGAAATGATTCCTTCACCAGGAATCCTCTGATTGTTTAATGCCGATTTTGAAAAAGCTGCCAACTGTTGTCACAAGTACATTAACTCTGTTTGACAACAGATCTTTATTTGTCATCTCCCCTCAGCTCCGACCATGCTCTCTATTCCAGCAACATTGTCCAACTCTATAAATAAGCCAGCGAGTTAGAACGCCCCGCAGCACAGAAGCCACTGTTGGTAtccagtgaatgaatgaaactcGCCCCTTGCCTGGCctaattttacacacacacacacgcatgggctcattcataaacacacacatccgtGCACTGCCCCTGTCATTGGTTGTGCCCTTGTGCGTTCGCCTGCAGCAACTTCATCTCGATGCTCGATTGTGAAAAGCAGCAGTGTCGGTCAGTTAACTCACTTTCATTGGGTCAGAGAAGAGAGATGACTAAGAGATGGAAgttgagagaaaatgacaagaggaagaaaaatgtgtcatgaAATAATAGAGTGACAGATATAGAAAATAGGTGTCGCATAACCCCCTTAAGTTTGTCCGTGTGGACTTATTTCTATTCCTACAGAGAACTGGAGCACCACACTGTCCAATTAAAGTCGTCTAGTCCTGTCCTagtttgttgtgtatttgtagttatttatagTATGTTACAAATTCGTGGTTTTCCTCACCACTCATGCACTGTAATCATGTATATTTTGATAGTTAAGGTGACTTTTAAAGTGCAGTATTTTCATTGGATAATCATTTCCCTCAGATATATACAAGCTATCTTTGTATTTAGGAGCATTGGTCTGACAAAACTAGTCATTTGGAACACCTTCaactctgaattttttttctgaccaaacaactaagggtgaaaataattgacagattatgAAGTGCAGTCCCACGTTTTTGAGTCAATTTGTGATCGCATAGGATTTGGTTTTATTCCTGATAAACCTCCATGAAGGGCTGTGTCAGATTTCTGGTAACACTATATTCAACATAATTTGTTTCAGTGTGGGAGTTTTTCCACACTGAAACAACGCATGTCGGCTCATGTGTGGGATCATGAGTTTCAAACGAGCCTGTCTTGGTATTTTGCAAATCCAACTGCTTTGTGTGGAGGCAGCAGGCTCCCTCCATTGTTTCATGTGACATTCGAGGCTCGGTGTGAAATGCCAGCTCCCTGACAAGACCTCAGCACCTCTTCCTTATTGTCCCTCAAACACCTATGATATGCCCCTGAGCCTCTTAACTATAGTGGGGTTTTATTGCACCTTGAGCTACCCTGTCCTATATAAAGGGCCTCATTAACCTTGAGAGGATAGGTGTTTATCGTTTGGCGCTACATGATGCGTGTTAACACCAGAGTGATCAGCTCAGGCTCAGCGCCGCTGGAGGATTTACACCTAGGCGACAGGTGGAACAGGAAGGAAGCAAACTTTTTATCTCCACAATTCAGACCTTTTCTCTTGTAGCTCATAACCATCCGCCTGTTGACACCTTGTAGACCTGATTCTACATACAAGTGGGTGTAAATGTGTCTCTATGAGAGTGTTTTCAAACAGTTTGTCCACGTCCCGTCTCTGCCCAGGTGTACCGTCAGGACTGTGAGACGTTTGGCATTGTAGTCAAGATGCTGGTGGCTAAAGACCCCAACctggagaagcagctgcaggTTCCCCTCAGGGAGAACCTTGGAGAGATCCGCGAGCGTTGCCTGGAGGACCTCAAACACTTCATCCACGAGCTGGACGAGGCAGGACGGCAGCCAGAGCCCGCCGTCTGTGACTCGACCACTCCGTCCACGTCCCTGGTGGGTCATAAACTTACAAAGACGGCAGTGAATCACAGCTCCTCTTACTGACATGTTGGTCAAATCGTCTTGATGAAATGAGACTAAACATGGAAGGATTGACCTTTGAACATGATGGATATTGTGGATCGTACTGTGGATTGCTGGACTAAAGCTATTCTACGGCAGAGCGACCTGAAGAACAACTCGGCATGGAGAGAGGATGCAGCGTTGCACCTGTGTATGTGGGGGATGATCAGTGTTAGATCTGAacagagcattttttttacattcaagttCTCTGTTAAAAGATATTAATTCTGAATTATTCACGAGTTGTTTTTCTATCAAATGTCGGCAAAGAAtcggttttgtttatttaaaaagctACGCCTGTCGCAGCCCAGGAAAACTGGTTGACATGGGTCAATCACGTTTTTTCCTAAAGAAAAGCCAGATAAGACAGTGATTTGATTCGTAGTATTTCAGCTATGTATGTAAATTTATTTTGTAGCAGTCAGATGTTTGACTTGGTGCTGCTAAATTTTCAACAACAAATGTTCCAAAATTATTGTATAAATTTGTACTGTTTGGAAATGCCAGATTGGTTCTATTTCAATGTGTTGTctcactttgcttttcaaacTTTATAACCCCTTATTAAAACCCGCACAAAGGATGGTTATTTTGATTACATGGAGACAGAGATGTCTCTGAAGGTTGTagtaaaaatgatttcatttaaaatttgtttATTGTGATCTATTAACACAAATCAATTATTGAAATATCAACATCACAGGCCTAATGTTTTATGGAGTGGTTTATTGGCATTGCATGTCCCGGTGACATGCAATGCCAATAATTTTACATATTGGACTACCGTAACAACATGCCTTGATTCAAATGCATGCAATGCATGCTATTCAATACGTTTCAACTTCCATAATGGTTTGGTATACAAACAACAGGTACTCATAATTTTCCaggttattaaaataatttaaaaaaaacaaggtattTGAcatgtaattttaaaaatgacgGGTGAAAACAATCATTCCTGAAGCTTTGGagaaaagtatttattacaagcATCTTTACAGGACAAAGCATTAAGCTGGTTATGTCTGAGCAACGGTGGTGAACATTTGgtctgaatatgaaaaatgcaACTGTTACTGCCATGCTCTCTATATTTTCTACACCAACAGAGAGCATTGTGGAATACATGTTAAAATAGACATTGTTACCAAGTAACATGGCACTTAACTATGAAGAACACAGTTTATGAAGTGGCACCttctttgttgtttctcttgAAATATTAACACGGCCTGTTGGTTTAcaactgctattttttttatagatatacacttcaaaagaaaaaaaaaatcttaaaacacAGATATAAAAATACCAGTATTCAAATCTTAACTTAGTATGTACATAATCATTTTGTACTATTATgcattaaataattatttggtTAGTTTCTAGTTTCTCCTTGTCAACCTCTGTGTATAACAGTGTTGCCATTTGAATGCGCGCAGATATTGCTGCAAAACCTTAATGTggacatttaaaacaacttaATGgcgaaaaatgaaatgaaatgaaactctgCCATCATTTCTGTCAACACTGTCTTAAGAAAGGCTTCCAAATGTACCAGTCCATGCATCACATTAgtgctaaaattaaaaaaagacccAGTATCTAGGCCAAattcacaaacactgaaaagcatttcttactgtttttttcacatttttttatttttatcttttatttgcTTAATTGTTATAACTaaagatttctttctttcagtagATTTTGGCCAAAAGTGATATGCATCTTGACATGAACCTATCTGCACATAATCTGTTTGTGCACATGCGTTGTTTTAAAACGGCCTTTCTAAACTCAGATTTGACCTGCGTAAACCATCAGAAAATCGGACTATTACTTAATGGAGTGCAGATTACTGTGTGTAATTACACTGGAACTATTAAGAGATGATGCAATTTTTAGAGCGGTGGCTCTTTCTGCGACCAGTCTGTGAGCCATGAATGTGGGTAGAGAGGGCTGTAACCCTTGTTGGGAAGTCCTCAGCGTAGTAACGCCCAACCGGTCGAGGCTGAGGGATCGGCTGACCCAGGAAAAAGCCCTCCTCCTCGGAgtctgatgatgaagaggagcaaGTAGAGCACCAGTCGTCCTCATCTCTGTGGAGACCCATGAAATGCTCCACCCGTGGGTCTCCTTGCGTTGCGCCCTGAAGCATATAGTCAGATCGAGTTTGGGAGTAGGCCAGGGGCAGCCTGTGTGAGGGATGCTGTAAGAGCATGGCACCACATGAAGGATTTACCAGACCCTGCTGCTGGGGCTCATACGGCCTCTGTGCTTTGTCCAAGGGAACCATGTGAAGGGCGTTGTCCGAGCGGGTTTTGCGACTCCTGTGGTGTCGGCTTTGCCGGTGGTGGTGCGGCCTGCTGCGCCCATGGTGGCTTGTTGAGTGGCTCCTCTCTCGGCTCATCTCATCTGGGCAGTAAACCCTCCGCTGTGGCTTCTCACTCATGGGATGCTTTCTAATACTGACTTCAAACCCATCATTATATCCATTGTCAACAGTGTCTTCAGAGAACTTGACCATCTGAGGAGGCCTCGATTGGGACTTGCTTCTCCTCAGAGCGGGGGCATGGACAAAGGGGGTAGGGAGACCTTCAGAATGTGGGGACAATGAGAGAAGTCCTCCTGGTGTACCTCCCCTCATTGCCAATGCCACCTGCTCGTCTCCCTTCTCCATGTTAAGGTTCAGTGAATTGGTACTATGGTGACGATGAGACGAATTAAAGGTTCCCATGTTGCTCATTTTCTCGCAGTCGTCTCCCACTGAGGGATCCTTCATAGCTAGGGTGTAGACAATAGGTCTATCCCTGCCATCTCCCTCCACTGATGCACCTAAAGAAGGGGCAGGAaaggcacattttgaaatgatgttcaaaataaaatgaaagcagaTCAGATTTTTGACTGAATCACTCAATGAATCACTCAATCAAAACAGTAGTCTCCTTACCTGTGATGTTTGAGAGTGCCAGGGAGTCCATGGAGTCTCCAACACCCTGCTCGACCTTCCTCAGCTCACCAGCGATACACTCAAGGGAGTCTTCATACCACTGCCTGTTGTCTGACCAGAAAGCCTGTCTTCCTGTGCCAGATGGGTCCTGATCCAGTTCCAACTCTTGGATCTTTCTGGCACTGGCAGGACCTGGATGACTCCCATAGGCGGAGTCTCCCATCCCATCCTGCGACTGGGCCCAGTACATTTCAGGCAGGTGCTTCTTGCTCATAAGTCCAGGACTATGGCTGTTGGCTCGGGATTGATTGGACGTTTGGGTCTGGGTGGGACTGGCAGGCGTGGGAGAGGAGGCGCTAACCCCCAATGATGTAGTATCAGGCTTTAGCCACGGATCAGAGACACTTATGAGCCCGTTTCTGTCACTGCTGGGGCTGGGAGATTTAAGGGATGGCTGCTGAAGTTGGTGTAACATCCCACGGTCACCAAACTTGAGCAGGAGCTGGGTCATATAGTCCTCATGCTGGGCCCACTCCTCTGGGTCCTCCTCTCCACAGGCGTCCTGCTCCTCCCGCTCCCTCCAGAACCTCTCCTCCAGGCCGAGATGGGCCAGCCTACGTCCTACCACGTCAACGGCAGCATCTGCATCACCATCGCCATCCACAATCTTGTACTCAAACGATGGGATGGCCGCAGGGGGATTGAACAGCTGTGACTGTCTCCACTGTTCAGCAGGCCTGCTGCTCTTGCCCATACGGACGCTGCGCCGTGATTCACGTGAGCGAGCTGACTGGAAGGCGGAATCAGACGAGTCAGAGGCATGAATATCCTCTCCCTGGCTGCAGGCCTTTGAGCAATAGATGCGACCCTGCTTTGGAAGGAAGGGACAGCCCAGCAAGGATGTCTTGCACTGGGCACAACAGAAGCACTGGTCTGTGGCATGCCAATGTACACCTTCATAGGTCATCTGGGCATGGTCAACACCTAAAAAGGATCATGAGATAAAGAGAAAAGGATGATAGCATTAGCTATAGAATTATGCGTTCTATATTGGGTATAGAATGTGTAGTCCTTTACTCTTTAATCTGCAAAGATAAGCAAAGTAAAGATCTTTATTGTCCTTAACAAACTTACCAATATTTTCACCACAGGCCTCGCAGTATTCTGCATACAGGGACTCAAAGCAGCCACAGCAGTAGGGTCGGCCATCTTTCATGATGTAGCGCTGCCCACCTAGCATTATCTCGCACTCGAAACAGGCAAAGTGCTTCATATGCCAGTGGCGACCCTCCGCTTCAGTGCACTCGTCAGCGAAGATGATCTGATGAGAAACACACATTCTGCTGTTAGTTCTGTTAAGCTCCATACTCGTCGCTATTGCCATGGTACGTTGTAAAGACAAAAGGATAGCCAGGTGGCGCTACAATTACAGCCGCTTACCTCGTCACAAGAAGTGCATCGTGGTTTGAGAAGCTCAGCGTGGTGTCTTCCACAGAGAATCTTGCCATTTTGGTAGAAATATATTAGATCCACCAGCAGTTCTTGACACGTGGAACAAACAAAGCACGCTGGGTGCCAGCAGGGGCTTGGCCCTGCTCTGGAGGCAAAAATTGCCATCTCCCCTCCGTTGATTCCTCCGCCACACTAACaatccaacacaaacaacagatgATCCATGAGATTTATATTGCAGGCATCTTGTTGCACCAGTTTTAGAGGCCTACAATGAACAGTGGGGATTGAAATAGGTAGAGCACATTCATCACTGAGAGTATAACCTTGCTTATGTCATTATCAATAAATCTGGTGATAAGTGTGCTACCTTGAAACAAGCACATAtgggaaagacattttaaaacagatGTGACACAGTAGATGCCAGTGACACATGATGAGTGCAACCTAAACAAGAGAGAGATTATAGAGATAAGTATCTTATCTTAGTATATCACATatctgttgatgtttcatttgCAACAATTCTAAATCAATGAAGGGCAAACAACAGGTGATCATACTGCAAGCGCCAAAGGAATGCGATCAACTCAAAACACATTAGTGAACCCTACAGTGATGACAATCCCGGAAACACGGCAGCAGTTGACAAAAAGACGCAATGCAATTTCAATTTGTCAAGGCCACATCCATCAAACCCTCCTTGCATAACGACGTTAGACATGGGACAACTGTAAATTTTCAACCGGGGGCTGTTTCACTTTGGTATAAGTCATCAGTTATACATTCGGTGTTGCTGAGGAACTGGATGGCATTTTTGTTCGCTACGCTTAAATAGAATAGACCGGCCTTGGACTTGAATCTGAAAGATCGTATGACTCCACAGCGATCAAGATGCATCTGCATGTGCAATCGTGAGTCTTTATATAACCCAGCGCAGCTATGAGGCAC
This region of Scophthalmus maximus strain ysfricsl-2021 chromosome 12, ASM2237912v1, whole genome shotgun sequence genomic DNA includes:
- the prickle1b gene encoding prickle-like protein 1b isoform X1, whose protein sequence is MLFLQRPRVMNLERSERGERPSPRGPDMEARAGGKMGKISVGFQRSSTSDDDSGCALEEYAWVPPGLRPEQVQKYFSCLPEDRVPYVNSPGEKHRIRQLLYQLPPHDNEVRYCHTLTEEEKRELHMFSAQRKREALGRGTPKILPRALQHTRCENCGGGINGGEMAIFASRAGPSPCWHPACFVCSTCQELLVDLIYFYQNGKILCGRHHAELLKPRCTSCDEIIFADECTEAEGRHWHMKHFACFECEIMLGGQRYIMKDGRPYCCGCFESLYAEYCEACGENIGVDHAQMTYEGVHWHATDQCFCCAQCKTSLLGCPFLPKQGRIYCSKACSQGEDIHASDSSDSAFQSARSRESRRSVRMGKSSRPAEQWRQSQLFNPPAAIPSFEYKIVDGDGDADAAVDVVGRRLAHLGLEERFWREREEQDACGEEDPEEWAQHEDYMTQLLLKFGDRGMLHQLQQPSLKSPSPSSDRNGLISVSDPWLKPDTTSLGVSASSPTPASPTQTQTSNQSRANSHSPGLMSKKHLPEMYWAQSQDGMGDSAYGSHPGPASARKIQELELDQDPSGTGRQAFWSDNRQWYEDSLECIAGELRKVEQGVGDSMDSLALSNITGASVEGDGRDRPIVYTLAMKDPSVGDDCEKMSNMGTFNSSHRHHSTNSLNLNMEKGDEQVALAMRGGTPGGLLSLSPHSEGLPTPFVHAPALRRSKSQSRPPQMVKFSEDTVDNGYNDGFEVSIRKHPMSEKPQRRVYCPDEMSRERSHSTSHHGRSRPHHHRQSRHHRSRKTRSDNALHMVPLDKAQRPYEPQQQGLVNPSCGAMLLQHPSHRLPLAYSQTRSDYMLQGATQGDPRVEHFMGLHRDEDDWCSTCSSSSSDSEEEGFFLGQPIPQPRPVGRYYAEDFPTRVTALSTHIHGSQTGRRKSHRSKNCIIS
- the prickle1b gene encoding prickle-like protein 1b isoform X2 — translated: MNLERSERGERPSPRGPDMEARAGGKMGKISVGFQRSSTSDDDSGCALEEYAWVPPGLRPEQVQKYFSCLPEDRVPYVNSPGEKHRIRQLLYQLPPHDNEVRYCHTLTEEEKRELHMFSAQRKREALGRGTPKILPRALQHTRCENCGGGINGGEMAIFASRAGPSPCWHPACFVCSTCQELLVDLIYFYQNGKILCGRHHAELLKPRCTSCDEIIFADECTEAEGRHWHMKHFACFECEIMLGGQRYIMKDGRPYCCGCFESLYAEYCEACGENIGVDHAQMTYEGVHWHATDQCFCCAQCKTSLLGCPFLPKQGRIYCSKACSQGEDIHASDSSDSAFQSARSRESRRSVRMGKSSRPAEQWRQSQLFNPPAAIPSFEYKIVDGDGDADAAVDVVGRRLAHLGLEERFWREREEQDACGEEDPEEWAQHEDYMTQLLLKFGDRGMLHQLQQPSLKSPSPSSDRNGLISVSDPWLKPDTTSLGVSASSPTPASPTQTQTSNQSRANSHSPGLMSKKHLPEMYWAQSQDGMGDSAYGSHPGPASARKIQELELDQDPSGTGRQAFWSDNRQWYEDSLECIAGELRKVEQGVGDSMDSLALSNITGASVEGDGRDRPIVYTLAMKDPSVGDDCEKMSNMGTFNSSHRHHSTNSLNLNMEKGDEQVALAMRGGTPGGLLSLSPHSEGLPTPFVHAPALRRSKSQSRPPQMVKFSEDTVDNGYNDGFEVSIRKHPMSEKPQRRVYCPDEMSRERSHSTSHHGRSRPHHHRQSRHHRSRKTRSDNALHMVPLDKAQRPYEPQQQGLVNPSCGAMLLQHPSHRLPLAYSQTRSDYMLQGATQGDPRVEHFMGLHRDEDDWCSTCSSSSSDSEEEGFFLGQPIPQPRPVGRYYAEDFPTRVTALSTHIHGSQTGRRKSHRSKNCIIS